One genomic window of Pseudomonas sp. LFM046 includes the following:
- a CDS encoding 16S rRNA (uracil(1498)-N(3))-methyltransferase, whose translation MNLLLLEDADFIAADRARLEGRRLKHLHEVHRAEAGDSLRVGRLGGLMGQGRLLHLEADHAELEVTFDQPPPAKLPITLLLALPRPKMLRRVFQTVAAMGVPRLVLLNSYRVEKSFWQTPFLEPAAIREQLVLGLEQARDTVLPEVVIEKRFKPFVEDRLPQLAAGTLGLVGHPGDHPPCPRAVDEPITLAIGPEGGWIPYEVEKLHEAGLQPVQLGERILRVETAVTALLARLF comes from the coding sequence GTGAACCTGCTCCTTCTCGAAGACGCCGACTTCATCGCGGCGGACCGGGCGCGCCTGGAAGGCCGGCGCCTGAAGCACCTGCATGAAGTCCACCGCGCCGAGGCCGGCGACAGCCTGCGGGTGGGCCGCCTGGGCGGCCTCATGGGCCAGGGTCGCCTGTTGCACCTGGAGGCGGACCACGCCGAGCTGGAGGTCACCTTCGACCAGCCGCCGCCGGCCAAACTGCCCATCACCCTGTTGCTGGCCCTGCCCCGGCCGAAGATGCTCCGCCGTGTATTCCAGACGGTCGCCGCGATGGGCGTGCCGCGCCTGGTACTGCTGAACAGCTATCGGGTGGAAAAGAGCTTCTGGCAGACCCCGTTCCTCGAACCCGCCGCCATCCGTGAGCAGTTGGTCCTGGGCCTGGAGCAAGCGCGGGACACCGTGCTGCCGGAGGTGGTCATCGAAAAGCGCTTCAAACCCTTCGTCGAGGACCGCCTGCCCCAGCTCGCCGCCGGCACCCTGGGCCTGGTCGGCCACCCCGGCGACCACCCGCCCTGCCCCCGTGCGGTAGACGAGCCCATCACCCTGGCCATCGGTCCGGAAGGCGGCTGGATTCCCTACGAAGTGGAAAAATTGCACGAAGCCGGCCTGCAACCGGTCCAGCTCGGCGAGCGCATCCTGCGCGTGGAGACGGCGGTCACGGCCCTGCTCGCCCGTCTATTCTGA
- a CDS encoding UPF0158 family protein: MRPLTIDLDQIAFALNTEGLDHYLDLLSGKVLLIPEEDADPELEALLREEPERFLLVEPLGQGDELALMQEFLVEVVHPHAYAALQQALGGRKPARSFRHVLMEYPVLLEAWHQFEAARLRELAQDWLEENELQPAQPLH, translated from the coding sequence ATGCGACCGTTGACCATCGACCTCGACCAGATCGCCTTCGCCCTCAATACCGAAGGTCTCGACCACTACCTCGACCTGCTCAGCGGCAAGGTGCTGCTGATCCCCGAAGAAGACGCCGATCCCGAACTGGAAGCCCTGCTGCGCGAAGAACCCGAGCGCTTCCTCCTGGTGGAGCCGCTGGGCCAGGGCGACGAACTGGCGCTGATGCAGGAATTCCTGGTGGAAGTGGTCCACCCGCACGCCTACGCCGCTCTGCAACAGGCCCTGGGCGGCCGCAAACCCGCCCGCTCCTTTCGCCACGTGCTGATGGAATACCCGGTGCTGCTGGAAGCCTGGCACCAGTTCGAGGCCGCCCGCCTGCGCGAGCTGGCCCAGGACTGGCTGGAAGAGAACGAACTGCAACCGGCCCAGCCGCTGCATTGA
- a CDS encoding RDD family protein, translating into MEDRRVNRFTLEHQATGEHYQLVGGLDRGAGALLDLLLLAALGVAIALGLIHWGGESTSLLRLLEWMLMLLLGPVYFLFCWYRWGQTPGMRAIGAELVDRRTLARPALWRLILRYGVFSALVALVNYGFIVLVIWMFVDKRNQGPHDRLAGTLVILRVAPQLHSGAPAEASVSQH; encoded by the coding sequence ATGGAAGACCGTCGAGTCAACAGGTTTACCCTGGAGCATCAGGCCACCGGTGAGCATTACCAGCTTGTGGGGGGGCTCGACCGTGGGGCCGGCGCACTGCTGGATCTGCTTCTGCTGGCCGCACTGGGCGTGGCAATCGCCCTGGGGCTGATTCATTGGGGCGGTGAGTCCACTTCGCTGCTCAGGCTGCTGGAGTGGATGCTTATGCTGCTGCTCGGCCCCGTCTACTTTCTGTTTTGCTGGTACCGCTGGGGGCAAACACCCGGTATGCGGGCGATAGGTGCGGAACTGGTGGATCGACGTACTCTGGCTCGTCCGGCTCTATGGCGATTGATACTTCGCTATGGCGTCTTCTCAGCGCTCGTAGCGCTCGTCAATTACGGCTTCATCGTTCTGGTGATCTGGATGTTTGTGGATAAGCGCAACCAGGGCCCCCATGACCGCCTCGCTGGAACCCTGGTGATCCTTCGGGTTGCGCCACAGCTCCATTCGGGCGCTCCAGCGGAAGCGTCCGTAAGTCAGCACTGA
- a CDS encoding amino acid ABC transporter ATP-binding protein yields MIEVRDLVKVFDARGHEVRAVDNVTTQVKRGEVVVVIGPSGSGKSTFLRCLNGLEELDSGSVSIDGVDLADPKTDVNAYRREVGMVFQHFNLFPHMTVLENLCLAQKIVRKRGKAEREAKAQALLAKVGIAQKANEYPSRLSGGQQQRVAIARALCMDPKVMLFDEPTSALDPEMVGEVLDVMKQLAQEGMTMVCVTHEMGFAREVADRVLFFDHGKLLEDAPPAQFFAQPQDPRAQSFLRQVL; encoded by the coding sequence GTGATTGAAGTCCGTGACCTGGTGAAAGTCTTCGATGCCCGCGGCCATGAAGTGCGGGCTGTGGATAACGTCACCACGCAGGTGAAGCGTGGTGAAGTGGTGGTGGTGATCGGTCCTTCGGGCTCCGGCAAATCCACCTTCCTGCGCTGCCTGAACGGCCTGGAGGAGCTGGATTCCGGCTCGGTGAGCATCGACGGTGTCGACCTCGCCGACCCGAAGACCGATGTGAACGCCTACCGCCGCGAGGTGGGCATGGTGTTCCAGCACTTCAACCTGTTCCCGCACATGACCGTGCTGGAGAACCTCTGCCTGGCGCAGAAGATCGTGCGCAAGCGCGGCAAGGCCGAGCGCGAGGCCAAGGCCCAGGCGCTGCTGGCCAAGGTCGGCATCGCGCAGAAGGCCAACGAGTACCCCTCGCGCCTCTCCGGCGGCCAGCAGCAGCGCGTGGCCATCGCCCGCGCCCTGTGCATGGACCCCAAGGTGATGCTGTTCGACGAGCCCACCTCGGCGCTGGACCCGGAAATGGTCGGCGAAGTGCTGGATGTGATGAAGCAGCTGGCCCAGGAAGGCATGACCATGGTCTGCGTGACCCACGAAATGGGCTTCGCCCGCGAAGTGGCGGACCGGGTGCTGTTCTTCGACCACGGCAAACTGCTGGAAGACGCGCCCCCGGCGCAGTTCTTCGCACAACCCCAGGACCCACGCGCGCAGAGCTTCCTGCGCCAGGTGCTGTAA
- a CDS encoding amino acid ABC transporter permease, translating to MIRKHRRTWPWHILTGFILVVMGYALWYSTSLISYEWRWNRVPQYFAYQAEEGQRAADYGTISAITEAGSNARVTLAAEGGQEQVLEVAKDSLQVSQGDDVSEGDLIGVTRHWAAGPLLWGLWTTLWISVLSGATGLLIGLFTGLCRLSHNPTLRDLSTVYVELVRGTPLLVQIFIFYFFIGTVLNLSREFAGVAALALFTGAYVGEIVRAGVQSIARGQNEAARSLGLTGGQSMRHVILPQAFKRVLPPLAGQFISLVKDTSLVSVIAITELTKSGREAITTSFSTFEIWFCVAALYLVINLPLSQIASRLERRLGKSD from the coding sequence GTGATTAGAAAGCATCGCCGCACCTGGCCCTGGCACATCCTGACCGGTTTCATCCTGGTCGTGATGGGCTATGCGCTCTGGTATTCCACTTCGCTGATTTCCTATGAGTGGCGCTGGAACCGCGTGCCCCAGTACTTCGCCTACCAGGCGGAAGAAGGCCAGCGTGCCGCCGACTACGGCACCATCAGCGCCATCACCGAGGCCGGCAGCAACGCCCGCGTGACCCTGGCCGCCGAGGGCGGCCAGGAGCAGGTGCTGGAAGTGGCCAAGGACAGCCTGCAGGTCAGCCAGGGTGACGATGTTTCCGAAGGCGACCTGATCGGCGTGACCCGCCACTGGGCGGCCGGCCCGCTGCTCTGGGGCCTCTGGACGACCCTGTGGATATCCGTGCTGTCCGGCGCTACCGGCCTGCTGATCGGCCTGTTCACCGGCCTCTGCCGGCTGTCGCACAACCCCACCCTGCGCGACCTGTCCACCGTCTATGTCGAACTGGTACGCGGCACGCCGCTGCTGGTGCAGATCTTCATCTTCTACTTCTTCATCGGCACGGTGCTGAACCTCTCCCGCGAGTTCGCCGGGGTGGCGGCGCTGGCGCTGTTCACCGGCGCCTATGTGGGCGAGATCGTCCGCGCCGGCGTGCAGTCCATTGCCCGTGGCCAGAACGAAGCGGCCCGTTCCCTGGGCCTGACCGGCGGCCAGTCCATGCGCCATGTGATCCTGCCCCAGGCCTTCAAGCGCGTGCTGCCGCCCCTGGCCGGGCAGTTCATCAGCCTGGTGAAGGACACCTCGCTGGTCTCGGTGATCGCCATCACCGAGCTGACCAAGAGCGGCCGCGAAGCGATCACCACCTCGTTCTCCACCTTCGAAATCTGGTTCTGCGTCGCGGCGCTGTACCTCGTCATCAACCTGCCGCTGTCGCAAATCGCCAGCCGTCTGGAGCGGAGGCTCGGGAAAAGTGATTGA
- a CDS encoding transporter substrate-binding domain-containing protein, whose translation MKKFLASLLFSACALTGLAHAGMVDDAVKRGTLRVGMDPTYMPFEMTNKRGEIIGFEVDVLKAMAKSMGVKLELVSTSYDGIIPALLTDKFDMIGSGMTLTQERNLRINFSEPFIVVGQTLLIRKELQGEIKSYKDLNDAKYRITSKIGTTGEMVAKKLISKAQYHGFDNEQEAVMDVVNGKADAFIYDAPYNVVAVNKAGAGKLAFLEEPFTYEPLAFGLKKGDYDSLNWINNYLHQIKQDGTYDRIHAKWFKKTDWLKEME comes from the coding sequence ATGAAAAAGTTTCTCGCGTCACTGCTGTTCTCCGCCTGCGCCCTGACCGGGCTGGCCCACGCCGGCATGGTCGACGACGCCGTCAAGCGCGGCACCCTGCGCGTCGGCATGGACCCGACCTACATGCCCTTCGAGATGACCAACAAGCGCGGTGAGATCATCGGCTTCGAAGTCGACGTGCTGAAGGCCATGGCCAAGTCCATGGGCGTCAAGCTGGAGCTGGTGTCCACCAGCTACGACGGCATCATTCCGGCGCTGCTGACCGACAAGTTCGACATGATCGGTTCCGGCATGACCCTGACCCAGGAGCGCAACCTGCGCATCAACTTCTCCGAGCCCTTCATCGTGGTCGGCCAGACCCTGCTGATCCGCAAGGAGCTGCAAGGCGAGATCAAGTCCTACAAGGACCTGAACGATGCCAAGTACCGCATCACCTCGAAGATCGGCACCACCGGCGAAATGGTGGCCAAGAAGCTGATCTCCAAGGCCCAGTACCACGGCTTCGACAACGAGCAGGAAGCGGTGATGGACGTGGTCAACGGCAAGGCTGACGCCTTCATCTACGACGCCCCGTACAACGTGGTGGCGGTGAACAAGGCCGGCGCCGGCAAGCTGGCGTTCCTGGAAGAGCCCTTCACCTACGAGCCGCTGGCCTTCGGCCTGAAGAAGGGCGACTACGACAGCCTCAACTGGATCAACAACTACCTGCACCAGATCAAGCAGGACGGCACCTACGATCGCATCCATGCCAAGTGGTTCAAGAAGACCGACTGGCTGAAAGAGATGGAATAA
- the dtd gene encoding D-aminoacyl-tRNA deacylase: MKALLQRVSAARVEVEGEVVGAIDQGLLVLVGVEPQDTEASADKLLHKLVNYRVFADAEGKMNLSLGAVGGGLLLVSQFTLAADTNSGLRPSFSTAAPPARGEALFDYLVRQARLKHPQVATGRFGANMQVHLVNDGPVTFLLQS, encoded by the coding sequence ATGAAGGCGCTGCTGCAACGCGTCAGCGCCGCTCGCGTCGAGGTGGAAGGTGAAGTGGTCGGTGCCATCGACCAGGGGCTGCTGGTGCTGGTGGGCGTCGAGCCCCAGGACACCGAGGCCAGCGCCGACAAGCTGCTGCACAAGCTGGTCAACTACCGGGTGTTCGCCGATGCCGAGGGCAAGATGAACCTGTCCCTGGGGGCCGTCGGCGGTGGCCTGCTGCTGGTTTCCCAGTTCACCCTGGCCGCGGACACCAACAGCGGCCTGCGTCCGAGCTTCTCCACAGCAGCGCCGCCCGCCCGAGGCGAGGCGCTGTTCGACTACCTGGTGCGCCAGGCCCGCCTCAAGCACCCGCAGGTGGCCACCGGGCGCTTCGGCGCCAACATGCAGGTGCACCTGGTCAATGACGGGCCGGTCACCTTCCTGCTGCAAAGCTGA
- the pip gene encoding prolyl aminopeptidase, protein MQPLYPEIKPYARHELAVDAPHVLYVDESGTPEGLPVVFIHGGPGAGCDAMSRRFFDPNLYRIVTFDQRGCGRSTPHASLEKNTTWDLVADLERIRQHLGIDKWVLFGGSWGSTLSLAYAQTHPERVLGLILRGIFLCRPEDFHWFYQEGCSRMFPDYWEDYLAPIPAEEHGDLMQAYHKRLTGPDQIAQMHAAKAWSTWEGRTATLRPSAPVVERFSEPMRALSIARIECHYFVNNAFLEPNQLLRDMPRIAHLPGVIVHGRYDAICPLDNAWALHKAWPNSELQIVRDAGHAASEAGITDALVRASSQMARRLLNMPPEEDA, encoded by the coding sequence ATGCAGCCTTTGTACCCGGAGATAAAACCCTACGCCCGGCACGAACTGGCGGTGGACGCGCCGCACGTGCTCTACGTGGACGAAAGCGGCACGCCTGAAGGCTTGCCGGTGGTGTTCATCCACGGCGGGCCTGGGGCCGGCTGTGACGCCATGAGCCGGCGTTTCTTCGATCCGAACCTCTACCGCATCGTCACCTTCGACCAGCGCGGCTGCGGCCGTTCAACACCCCATGCGAGCCTGGAGAAGAACACCACCTGGGACCTGGTGGCCGACCTGGAACGCATTCGCCAGCACCTGGGAATCGACAAGTGGGTGCTGTTCGGCGGTTCCTGGGGCTCCACGCTCTCCCTGGCCTATGCCCAGACCCATCCGGAGCGTGTGCTCGGCCTGATCCTGCGGGGCATCTTCCTGTGCCGCCCGGAGGACTTCCACTGGTTCTACCAGGAAGGGTGCAGCCGGATGTTCCCGGACTACTGGGAAGACTATCTGGCGCCCATTCCGGCCGAGGAGCATGGCGACCTGATGCAGGCCTACCACAAGCGCCTGACCGGGCCGGACCAGATCGCCCAGATGCACGCCGCCAAGGCGTGGTCCACCTGGGAAGGCCGCACCGCCACCCTGCGCCCCAGCGCGCCGGTGGTGGAGCGCTTCAGCGAGCCGATGCGTGCTCTGTCCATCGCCCGCATCGAGTGTCACTACTTCGTCAACAACGCCTTCCTCGAACCCAACCAGCTGCTTCGCGACATGCCGCGCATCGCCCACCTGCCGGGCGTCATCGTGCATGGCCGCTACGACGCCATCTGCCCGTTGGACAACGCCTGGGCACTGCACAAGGCCTGGCCCAACAGCGAGCTGCAGATCGTCCGTGACGCCGGTCACGCCGCCTCCGAGGCCGGTATCACCGACGCCCTGGTGCGTGCATCCAGCCAGATGGCCCGCCGTCTGCTGAATATGCCGCCGGAGGAGGACGCCTGA
- a CDS encoding NUDIX hydrolase: protein MSAPLTHRIRAAGLLVRDGRILLVKHVVGDDTYWIPPGGGFESQTDESTRDTVRREFMEETGLEVEVGPLVYVREFAEPAMGRFHMELFYRIDAWRGELSMANLNGLGGDEFEIRELGWVSRDELAGLPFYPAELLDDVWERVAAEDVVIRHLGLQR from the coding sequence ATGAGCGCACCACTGACCCACCGCATTCGTGCCGCCGGCCTGCTGGTACGGGACGGCCGCATCCTGCTGGTCAAGCACGTGGTAGGCGACGACACCTACTGGATACCGCCAGGTGGCGGCTTCGAATCCCAGACCGACGAATCCACCCGCGACACGGTGCGCCGCGAGTTCATGGAGGAGACCGGGCTGGAGGTGGAGGTCGGCCCGCTGGTCTACGTCCGTGAGTTCGCCGAGCCGGCCATGGGCCGCTTCCACATGGAGCTGTTCTACCGGATCGACGCCTGGCGCGGCGAACTCAGCATGGCCAACCTGAACGGCCTCGGCGGAGACGAGTTCGAGATCCGCGAACTGGGCTGGGTCAGTCGCGACGAGCTGGCCGGATTGCCCTTCTACCCCGCCGAGCTGCTGGACGACGTCTGGGAGCGGGTGGCGGCCGAGGACGTGGTGATTCGCCACCTCGGCCTCCAGCGCTGA